The proteins below are encoded in one region of Aequorivita iocasae:
- a CDS encoding formate--tetrahydrofolate ligase produces the protein MTDIQIAQSVTPKPIKKIAARLSIPKDSLEYYGNDKAKIPLSLIDETALKQSNLILVTAITPTPAGEGKTTTCIGLGDALNYLKKKAVVVIREPSLGPVFGIKGGAAGGGWSQVIPMVDINLHFTGDFHAIEKANNLLSALIENNIQSKTRNLGIDPRTVTWKRCMDMNDRGLRNIIAALGGKAGGIPRETGFNITAASEIMAILCMASNLEDLKERCGAIYIGDTWEGNAVYAKDLHANNAMAVLLKDAIKPNLVQTLEGNPAIIHGGPFANIAQGTNSIIATKMGMSLSDYTITEAGFGADLGAEKFMNIKCRTAGISPKTIVLVTTLRALKYHGGKPLKEITQEDVEAVKKGLPNLERHISSLQSFGIPIVVSLNAFKTDTEAEMKVITDHCKKGGIPVALSYGWEKGGKGCVDLAEKVIKAANSCTDTFQATYSLADSITTKIEKICKTIYGAANVELSTKANLQLRKYESMGYGKLPICMAKTEKSFSDDEKRLGRPEHFDIHIREFEIATGAGFIIPIAGNILRMPGLPATPAAENITIDGSGLIEGLF, from the coding sequence ATTGGTGACTGCTATTACGCCTACTCCCGCCGGCGAAGGAAAAACTACTACTTGCATAGGCTTGGGCGATGCGCTCAATTATTTAAAAAAGAAAGCTGTTGTAGTAATCAGGGAACCCAGCCTGGGCCCCGTATTTGGAATAAAAGGTGGTGCCGCCGGCGGTGGTTGGAGCCAAGTTATTCCGATGGTGGATATAAACCTGCATTTTACGGGAGATTTTCACGCTATTGAAAAAGCCAACAATCTACTTTCTGCCCTTATAGAAAACAATATTCAAAGTAAAACCAGAAATCTGGGCATTGATCCTAGAACGGTTACTTGGAAACGATGTATGGATATGAATGACCGCGGGTTGCGGAACATTATAGCCGCACTGGGCGGAAAAGCGGGCGGCATTCCGCGAGAAACCGGTTTTAATATTACCGCAGCATCTGAAATAATGGCAATTTTATGTATGGCGTCAAATTTAGAAGATCTAAAGGAAAGATGCGGCGCTATTTACATAGGCGATACGTGGGAAGGAAATGCTGTTTATGCAAAAGACTTACATGCTAATAACGCCATGGCCGTTCTTTTAAAGGATGCCATCAAACCGAATCTGGTGCAAACCCTGGAAGGAAACCCCGCTATTATCCACGGGGGACCTTTTGCCAATATTGCACAAGGAACCAACTCTATTATTGCAACAAAAATGGGGATGTCGCTAAGTGATTATACCATCACAGAAGCAGGTTTTGGAGCCGATTTAGGTGCAGAAAAGTTTATGAACATCAAGTGTCGCACTGCAGGAATCTCTCCTAAAACCATTGTCTTGGTCACTACCCTGAGAGCGTTAAAATACCATGGCGGCAAACCCTTAAAGGAAATTACCCAAGAGGATGTAGAAGCGGTTAAAAAAGGACTTCCCAATTTAGAAAGACATATTTCCAGTTTACAAAGCTTTGGAATTCCTATTGTTGTTTCTTTAAATGCCTTTAAAACCGATACGGAAGCCGAGATGAAAGTGATTACCGACCATTGTAAAAAAGGGGGCATTCCCGTCGCGCTGAGCTATGGGTGGGAAAAAGGCGGTAAAGGATGTGTTGATTTGGCTGAAAAAGTGATTAAAGCTGCAAATTCCTGTACCGATACTTTTCAAGCTACCTACAGTCTTGCTGATAGTATAACAACCAAAATTGAAAAAATTTGCAAAACCATTTATGGAGCAGCAAATGTTGAATTAAGCACTAAAGCGAATTTGCAATTACGTAAATATGAATCCATGGGCTATGGAAAACTACCTATCTGTATGGCCAAAACAGAAAAAAGTTTCAGTGATGATGAAAAGCGATTGGGCCGTCCGGAACATTTTGATATTCATATTAGAGAGTTTGAAATAGCAACGGGTGCCGGGTTTATTATTCCCATTGCCGGAAACATTTTGCGTATGCCCGGATTACCCGCAACCCCCGCCGCCGAAAATATCACTATTGATGGCAGCGGGCTTATTGAAGGTCTATTTTAA
- a CDS encoding DUF4256 domain-containing protein codes for MSKANSVLSSEQTEVLLKVLKTRFEKNTQRHKDIAWEAVETKLKAKPEKLWSLDAMEETGGEPDVVGQDGKTGEYLFYDCCDESPKGRRSVCYDRAGWESRKEHRPDNTAVDMAEEMGIELLTEAEYRNLQKLGNFDAKTSSWLKTPAEIRKLGGAIFGDFRYDTVFVYHNGAQSYYAARGFRGVLRV; via the coding sequence ATGTCAAAAGCAAATTCGGTTTTATCTTCTGAACAAACTGAGGTGTTATTAAAAGTATTAAAAACCCGTTTTGAGAAAAATACCCAACGGCATAAAGACATTGCTTGGGAAGCTGTTGAAACGAAATTGAAAGCCAAGCCAGAGAAGCTTTGGTCGCTGGACGCCATGGAAGAAACGGGTGGCGAGCCTGACGTTGTGGGACAGGACGGAAAAACGGGCGAATACCTTTTTTACGATTGTTGCGATGAAAGTCCTAAAGGGAGAAGAAGTGTTTGTTATGACCGTGCAGGATGGGAATCCAGAAAAGAACACCGACCCGACAATACCGCTGTGGATATGGCAGAAGAAATGGGCATCGAACTCTTAACCGAAGCCGAATACCGCAACCTACAAAAACTGGGAAACTTTGACGCCAAAACCTCCAGTTGGCTAAAAACTCCAGCAGAAATTAGAAAATTAGGCGGTGCCATTTTTGGCGATTTTCGTTATGATACAGTTTTTGTGTACCACAATGGAGCACAATCTTATTATGCGGCCCGAGGGTTTCGGGGAGTGCTACGGGTTTAA
- a CDS encoding YybH family protein encodes MKLKYLIVFAIFWACNKQKENNTEQSLQQIIKADKETSVLASEIGFNSALLSVADSSFVKLGNGQLPILGKTAFANSFEKDNDLKTITWNPVKGEVAESGELGYTWGDWQFKTPDTTYYGNYVTIWKKKEDGNWKMALDGGNSTPNPKL; translated from the coding sequence ATGAAACTAAAATATCTAATCGTTTTTGCAATCTTTTGGGCTTGCAATAAGCAAAAGGAAAATAACACAGAACAATCCCTGCAACAAATTATTAAGGCAGATAAAGAGACTAGCGTTTTAGCATCGGAAATAGGTTTTAACAGCGCGCTTTTATCTGTTGCCGATAGCAGTTTTGTGAAACTTGGTAATGGGCAATTGCCAATATTGGGAAAAACAGCTTTTGCAAATTCCTTTGAAAAAGATAATGACCTCAAAACCATTACTTGGAATCCTGTGAAAGGCGAAGTGGCAGAATCTGGCGAACTGGGCTATACTTGGGGCGACTGGCAGTTCAAAACACCAGACACAACATACTACGGCAATTATGTAACAATCTGGAAAAAGAAGGAAGACGGCAATTGGAAAATGGCTTTGGATGGAGGCAACAGCACCCCCAATCCAAAACTTTAA
- the purK gene encoding 5-(carboxyamino)imidazole ribonucleotide synthase yields MNYFSTNFTLGILGGGQLGKMILYETRKWDIRTSVLDPSAEAPCRIAADNFQQGDLMDFETVYNFGKKVDVLTFEIEGVNIEALEKLEGEGIKVYPSAATLRNIQDKGIQKEFYKEHQIPTSPFKVYKDKYELNEAIVRKDLHFPFVWKSCTGGYDGKGVSIIRTAEEVIPLSEGACIAEKLIPFKNELAVIVARSPSGEVTTYPVVEMEFHPEANQVEYVICPARIDDVVAQKARAVATKVSEAFKHVGLLAVEMFQTEDDEILVNEVAPRPHNSGHYSIEASYTNQFEQQIRAILDLPLGNTDSKVGGIMVNLVGAEGHTGPVVYKNIKNILKMEGVTPHIYGKKETRPFRKMGHVTIVNKDLSKARKIAEEVKKTIEVITE; encoded by the coding sequence ATGAACTACTTCTCCACCAACTTCACCCTCGGCATTTTAGGCGGCGGGCAGTTGGGCAAAATGATACTTTACGAAACCCGCAAGTGGGATATCCGAACCAGCGTCCTCGATCCCAGTGCTGAAGCACCCTGCCGTATTGCAGCAGACAACTTTCAGCAAGGCGACCTGATGGATTTTGAAACAGTTTATAACTTCGGAAAAAAAGTTGACGTGCTTACTTTTGAGATTGAAGGTGTAAATATTGAAGCTCTTGAAAAGCTGGAAGGCGAAGGCATAAAAGTATATCCCAGCGCCGCCACGCTTCGTAATATTCAAGATAAAGGAATTCAGAAAGAGTTTTATAAAGAACACCAAATACCTACCTCACCTTTTAAGGTTTATAAAGACAAGTACGAGCTTAACGAAGCCATAGTTAGAAAGGATTTGCATTTTCCATTTGTTTGGAAAAGCTGTACTGGCGGGTATGATGGAAAAGGCGTAAGCATTATCCGCACCGCTGAAGAGGTAATTCCGCTTTCGGAAGGCGCTTGTATTGCAGAGAAATTGATTCCTTTTAAAAATGAATTGGCTGTAATAGTTGCCCGCAGCCCTTCCGGGGAAGTAACCACCTATCCAGTTGTAGAAATGGAGTTTCACCCAGAGGCCAACCAAGTGGAATACGTAATTTGCCCTGCCCGTATTGACGATGTAGTTGCCCAAAAAGCACGAGCCGTTGCCACCAAGGTTTCCGAAGCCTTTAAGCACGTAGGCCTTTTGGCGGTAGAAATGTTCCAAACCGAAGATGACGAAATATTGGTAAATGAAGTAGCTCCACGCCCCCATAACAGCGGTCATTACAGCATCGAGGCCAGTTACACTAACCAGTTTGAACAACAAATAAGAGCCATTTTAGATTTACCGTTAGGAAATACCGACAGTAAAGTTGGCGGCATTATGGTTAACTTAGTAGGCGCCGAAGGCCACACTGGTCCGGTAGTTTATAAAAACATAAAAAACATCCTAAAGATGGAAGGCGTAACGCCCCACATTTACGGCAAAAAAGAAACCCGTCCCTTTAGAAAGATGGGGCACGTAACCATAGTTAACAAAGACCTCAGCAAAGCACGAAAGATTGCGGAGGAAGTTAAGAAGACGATTGAGGTTATTACTGAATAA
- the purE gene encoding 5-(carboxyamino)imidazole ribonucleotide mutase — translation MKKVAIIMGSTSDLPVMQEAVDILKEFKIEVEVDIVSAHRTPEKLFDYGKNAHTRGISVIIAGAGGAAHLPGMIASLSPLPVIGVPVKSSNSIDGWDSILSILQMPGGVPVATVALNGAKNAGILAAQIIGSSDKAVLDRIIAYKEGLKMKVEEGAKNLKK, via the coding sequence ATGAAAAAAGTAGCAATAATAATGGGGAGCACCAGCGACCTACCAGTAATGCAGGAAGCGGTGGATATTTTAAAGGAATTTAAAATTGAGGTTGAAGTGGATATCGTTTCCGCCCACCGCACCCCAGAAAAACTTTTTGATTACGGAAAGAATGCACACACCCGTGGAATTTCAGTAATAATTGCGGGAGCTGGTGGCGCAGCTCACCTCCCAGGGATGATTGCTTCGCTCTCGCCATTGCCCGTTATTGGCGTTCCCGTAAAATCCAGCAACTCCATTGATGGTTGGGACAGCATTCTATCCATTCTTCAAATGCCAGGCGGCGTACCCGTTGCCACGGTAGCGCTGAATGGCGCCAAAAATGCAGGCATTTTGGCTGCTCAGATTATTGGGTCTTCAGATAAAGCCGTTTTGGATAGGATTATTGCCTATAAGGAAGGCTTGAAGATGAAGGTGGAAGAAGGCGCCAAAAATTTAAAAAAGTGA
- a CDS encoding DMT family protein — protein MKSIATIGLLILSNIFMTLAWYGHLKFSELKGFQKLGLVAIIFISWGIALFEYFFQVPANRIGFKENGGPFSLVQLKVIQEVITLVVFTIFTLIAFKNETLKWNHIVGFIFLVLAVYFIFKK, from the coding sequence ATGAAGTCAATTGCAACTATAGGCTTATTGATTCTTTCAAACATCTTTATGACACTCGCTTGGTATGGGCACCTAAAATTTTCGGAATTAAAAGGTTTCCAAAAACTGGGCTTAGTCGCAATTATATTTATAAGTTGGGGCATTGCGTTGTTTGAGTATTTTTTTCAGGTTCCTGCCAACCGAATTGGTTTTAAAGAAAATGGCGGCCCTTTTTCCCTTGTGCAGCTCAAGGTAATTCAAGAGGTAATAACACTTGTTGTTTTTACTATATTCACATTAATAGCATTTAAAAATGAAACCCTCAAATGGAATCATATTGTTGGTTTTATTTTTTTAGTACTTGCTGTCTATTTTATATTCAAAAAATAA
- a CDS encoding M3 family metallopeptidase produces MNNPLLQDYNTAPFSKIENKHFLPAISKLIEETKAEIDAITSNTEVPTFKNTVEALENTGEKLDRATSIFFNLNSAETNDEIQKIAQEISPMLTEFSNDMLLNEALFERLKAVYNQKDTLNLSEEQHMLLDKKYKAFSRNGANLSEEKKKQLRKIDADLSKLSLTFGENVLAETNRFELHITEEKDLSGLPEGVIEAAAQTAEEKGKEGWVFTLDYPSYVPFMTYADNRSLRKKMAIAFGAKGFHNDALDNQQNVLQIARLRHKRANLLGYKSHAHFVLEERMAETPEKVKSFLDELLEKAKPAAQKEFDELTEFAKELDGIHHLEKWDGAYYSEKLKQKLFNLDDEKLKPYFELKNVINGVFTVAEKLYGLHFEEVQNIDKYHTDVKTYEVKDDEGELVAIFYADFHPRAGKRNGAWMTSYKPQQIKDGKNDRPHISIVCNFTKPTASKPSLLTFNEVTTLFHEFGHALHGMLANTHYPSLSGTSVYWDFVELPSQILENWCYEKETLELFATHYKTGEVIPMEYVEKIKDSATFLEGMATLRQLSFGMLDMAWHGSDPSGIKDVKAFEVAAFDNTQLYPDVKENCMSTSFSHIFQGGYSAGYYSYKWAEVLDADAFALFKQEGIFNKKVADRFKGFVLSQGGTMDPMELYIKFRGQKPDPEALLKRAGLL; encoded by the coding sequence ATGAACAATCCACTTTTACAAGATTATAATACCGCCCCATTTTCCAAAATAGAAAACAAGCACTTTCTCCCCGCTATCAGTAAATTGATTGAGGAAACAAAAGCTGAGATTGATGCCATCACCTCCAATACTGAAGTGCCTACTTTCAAAAATACTGTGGAGGCATTGGAAAATACAGGTGAAAAGCTCGATAGAGCAACAAGCATTTTCTTCAACCTCAACAGCGCCGAAACCAATGACGAAATTCAAAAAATAGCGCAGGAAATCTCGCCAATGCTCACGGAATTCAGTAACGATATGCTTCTAAATGAGGCGTTATTCGAAAGACTAAAAGCGGTTTACAATCAAAAAGATACATTAAACCTTTCCGAAGAACAGCACATGCTGCTCGACAAAAAATACAAGGCTTTTTCCAGAAACGGCGCCAATCTTTCAGAAGAAAAGAAAAAACAACTGCGAAAGATAGATGCCGACCTATCAAAATTGAGTCTCACTTTTGGTGAAAATGTTTTGGCGGAAACCAACAGGTTCGAACTTCACATTACCGAAGAAAAAGATTTAAGCGGATTGCCCGAAGGCGTAATAGAAGCTGCCGCACAAACCGCCGAGGAAAAAGGAAAAGAAGGCTGGGTTTTCACTTTGGATTATCCAAGTTATGTGCCATTTATGACCTATGCCGACAACCGATCGCTTCGCAAAAAGATGGCAATTGCCTTTGGCGCCAAAGGGTTTCACAATGACGCATTGGATAATCAGCAAAACGTTTTGCAGATTGCAAGGCTTCGCCATAAACGGGCCAATTTGCTGGGCTATAAAAGCCACGCACACTTTGTTTTGGAGGAACGAATGGCCGAAACCCCCGAAAAAGTAAAATCCTTTTTAGATGAATTGCTTGAAAAAGCAAAACCCGCAGCACAAAAAGAATTTGATGAATTGACCGAATTCGCGAAAGAACTTGATGGCATCCACCATTTGGAGAAATGGGATGGCGCTTACTATTCCGAAAAGTTAAAACAGAAGCTTTTCAATCTGGACGACGAAAAGCTGAAGCCCTATTTTGAACTGAAAAACGTTATAAATGGCGTTTTTACTGTTGCTGAAAAGTTATATGGACTTCATTTTGAAGAAGTGCAAAATATAGACAAATACCACACTGACGTAAAAACATACGAAGTAAAAGATGACGAAGGCGAATTGGTTGCCATCTTTTACGCAGACTTCCACCCACGTGCCGGAAAGCGAAATGGCGCCTGGATGACTTCCTATAAACCACAACAAATTAAGGATGGTAAAAATGACCGTCCGCATATTTCCATCGTTTGCAATTTTACGAAGCCTACGGCGAGCAAGCCTTCGCTTTTGACTTTTAACGAAGTGACAACTTTATTCCACGAATTTGGCCATGCCCTGCACGGAATGCTTGCAAACACCCACTACCCCAGCCTTTCGGGAACCAGTGTTTATTGGGATTTTGTGGAATTGCCCAGTCAGATTTTAGAGAATTGGTGTTATGAAAAAGAAACCTTGGAACTTTTCGCCACGCATTATAAAACAGGTGAAGTAATCCCAATGGAATATGTTGAAAAAATAAAGGATTCTGCAACCTTTTTGGAAGGAATGGCAACGCTGCGCCAACTCAGTTTCGGGATGTTGGATATGGCCTGGCACGGCAGCGACCCTTCAGGTATCAAGGATGTAAAAGCTTTTGAAGTTGCCGCTTTTGACAACACACAGCTTTATCCCGACGTGAAGGAAAACTGTATGAGCACTTCATTTTCCCATATATTCCAAGGTGGTTATTCCGCAGGATACTACAGTTATAAATGGGCTGAGGTTTTGGATGCAGATGCTTTCGCCTTGTTTAAGCAGGAAGGTATTTTCAACAAAAAAGTAGCCGATAGATTCAAAGGTTTTGTGCTTTCGCAGGGCGGAACGATGGACCCGATGGAACTATATATAAAATTCCGCGGGCAAAAGCCAGACCCAGAGGCACTGTTGAAACGTGCGGGGTTACTATAA
- a CDS encoding M20/M25/M40 family metallo-hydrolase, with the protein MKKITTGILMFLLFTFTGFAQHGNAFYATMDAADAITFKTLYPDDIAILASNDKQAAVLLSEEVAHAIHDNVRTHGPGYIFRASEEKAVQALNQVANRGTQIDYSITEDSFVNECLDLVNGQNIEDDILELQAYGTRYHTKSQAEQAVLDQQAKWDALILAAGRNDVHTRIYNHVNTQMPSVILTFDGANTPDEFVIIGGHIDSTTFGDKNNAPGADDNASGIASLNEMVRVLLEKDFVPNRSIEVMAYAAEEIGLVGSAEIAEDYANQGVNVSAYVQFDMTGYNGSNSDIYITTDWYNSNALNTYLTELMDHYNSNNPNSDHNFTYGYTECGYGCSDHASWADNGFDAAFPFEAAMGQDNPNIHSPGDVYSFFNEPDHSVKFAKLGLEFLIEAAKPQILSVDDFSKNAIRVFVKDKTLNYRLNNTVSSVKNVSVYSVAGQRIISEEMNDETGSIALQQFAQGFYIAHFTLENGHTFTKKFILN; encoded by the coding sequence ATGAAAAAAATTACTACAGGAATTTTAATGTTCCTTTTATTTACGTTTACTGGCTTTGCTCAACATGGCAATGCTTTTTATGCCACCATGGATGCTGCAGATGCAATTACTTTTAAAACCCTCTATCCAGACGATATTGCAATTTTGGCAAGCAACGATAAGCAGGCGGCAGTGTTGCTTTCTGAAGAAGTGGCGCACGCCATACACGACAATGTACGTACCCACGGACCTGGATATATATTCAGGGCTTCCGAAGAAAAAGCTGTTCAAGCCTTAAACCAAGTTGCAAATCGTGGCACACAAATAGATTATAGCATTACCGAAGATTCGTTTGTGAACGAATGCTTGGATCTTGTGAATGGTCAGAACATTGAAGATGATATTTTAGAACTTCAAGCGTATGGAACCCGATACCATACTAAGTCACAAGCGGAGCAAGCAGTTTTGGACCAACAGGCAAAATGGGACGCTTTGATTCTGGCCGCTGGAAGGAACGATGTGCATACCCGCATCTACAACCATGTAAATACCCAGATGCCTTCCGTAATTTTAACGTTTGATGGGGCGAATACGCCAGATGAATTTGTGATTATTGGCGGGCATATAGATTCAACTACTTTTGGGGATAAGAACAATGCGCCGGGTGCAGATGATAATGCTTCAGGAATTGCTTCACTAAATGAAATGGTACGCGTTTTATTGGAAAAAGACTTTGTGCCAAATAGAAGTATTGAAGTTATGGCTTATGCAGCGGAGGAAATAGGTCTTGTGGGTTCAGCTGAAATTGCAGAGGATTATGCAAATCAAGGGGTGAATGTTAGTGCTTATGTACAGTTTGATATGACGGGCTACAATGGTTCTAATAGCGATATTTATATTACTACAGATTGGTACAACAGCAATGCGCTGAATACCTATTTAACCGAATTGATGGATCATTACAACAGTAACAACCCAAACAGTGACCACAATTTCACCTACGGTTATACAGAATGTGGTTATGGTTGTTCAGATCACGCAAGCTGGGCCGATAATGGTTTTGATGCCGCTTTTCCTTTTGAGGCAGCTATGGGACAGGACAATCCTAATATTCACAGTCCAGGAGACGTGTATTCCTTTTTTAACGAGCCTGACCATTCCGTGAAATTCGCAAAATTGGGATTAGAGTTTTTGATTGAAGCTGCCAAACCCCAAATTCTTTCGGTAGATGATTTTTCTAAAAATGCAATTCGTGTTTTTGTAAAAGATAAAACTTTGAATTACCGTTTAAACAATACTGTTTCCAGTGTTAAGAATGTGTCTGTGTACAGCGTAGCGGGACAAAGAATAATTTCTGAAGAAATGAATGATGAGACTGGAAGTATTGCACTTCAGCAATTTGCACAAGGTTTTTACATTGCGCATTTCACCTTGGAAAACGGCCACACATTCACCAAGAAATTTATATTGAATTAA
- a CDS encoding sigma-70 family RNA polymerase sigma factor has protein sequence MEVLNPDQWVDKYADYLYNYTIVRVNDPIVAQDLISETFLAGLKSKKNFKGEATERTWLISILKRKIIDYYRKINSKKGKAEVHISYRDEDSEGDWLEENAADPFDRTAEDRMENKELGLAILECLEKLPEKQATIFRLKTVENFDTETICKEYNITPSNLWVIIHRARKSMVECLEKNWFN, from the coding sequence TTGGAAGTACTGAATCCAGACCAATGGGTTGACAAATATGCAGATTATCTTTACAATTATACCATTGTGAGGGTAAACGATCCTATTGTTGCCCAAGATTTAATTTCGGAAACTTTTTTGGCAGGTCTTAAATCGAAAAAAAACTTTAAGGGCGAAGCCACCGAACGCACTTGGCTCATTTCAATTTTAAAGCGAAAAATAATTGATTATTACCGAAAGATAAATTCCAAAAAGGGAAAGGCAGAGGTACACATTTCATACCGTGATGAAGATTCTGAAGGCGATTGGCTGGAGGAGAATGCTGCAGACCCTTTTGACAGGACGGCTGAGGACCGAATGGAAAACAAGGAATTGGGGCTTGCCATTTTGGAATGTTTGGAAAAACTTCCTGAAAAGCAGGCAACCATTTTTAGATTGAAAACTGTTGAAAATTTTGACACCGAAACCATCTGTAAAGAATATAACATTACGCCGTCTAACCTGTGGGTAATAATCCATCGGGCACGAAAATCAATGGTTGAGTGTTTGGAAAAAAATTGGTTCAATTAA
- a CDS encoding UbiA prenyltransferase family protein, giving the protein MKFHDSVFAFYINSSIHVALAVVALLAITVLEYGLIISWELWGFVFLGTLTGYNFVKYAKVAGLHHRSLTNSLKTIQVLSAVCFVALAAIAFRLPIDVLLISAAFGLTTFFYAVPFIRSKNLRNFSGIKIFVVAFIWAGVTVILPFAASDIKIDGDVLLTFFQRIFIVVALILPFEIRDIPYDGQNLKTLPQQVGVRNAKLLGLGLLLVSLGCEFFKKDFEVAYIISLLIFCVVLGWFLVISKPEQSRYFSSFWVEGLPIVWLLVFKLFEQF; this is encoded by the coding sequence ATGAAGTTTCACGACAGTGTTTTTGCTTTTTATATAAACAGTAGCATTCACGTTGCTTTGGCAGTTGTGGCGCTGCTGGCAATTACCGTTTTGGAATATGGTCTCATCATTTCATGGGAACTGTGGGGCTTTGTTTTTTTGGGGACTTTAACGGGTTATAATTTCGTGAAATACGCCAAAGTTGCTGGCCTGCACCACCGTAGTTTAACCAATTCCTTAAAAACCATACAGGTTTTATCTGCGGTATGTTTTGTGGCGCTTGCCGCCATTGCTTTTCGCTTGCCCATAGATGTATTATTGATATCCGCCGCTTTTGGCCTAACCACCTTTTTTTATGCTGTTCCTTTTATACGAAGCAAAAACCTTCGGAATTTTTCGGGAATAAAGATTTTTGTAGTAGCATTTATATGGGCGGGTGTAACCGTAATTTTGCCTTTTGCGGCTTCTGATATTAAAATAGATGGCGATGTACTGCTTACATTTTTTCAGCGTATCTTCATAGTAGTGGCACTTATTCTCCCTTTTGAAATACGCGATATACCTTATGATGGGCAAAACCTTAAAACCCTTCCACAACAAGTGGGTGTGAGAAATGCAAAGCTATTGGGGCTTGGCTTGCTTTTAGTAAGTTTGGGCTGTGAGTTTTTTAAAAAAGACTTTGAGGTGGCCTACATTATTAGTCTTCTAATTTTCTGCGTAGTCTTAGGATGGTTTTTGGTTATTTCAAAACCAGAGCAGAGTCGTTACTTTTCTTCTTTTTGGGTAGAGGGACTGCCAATAGTTTGGTTATTGGTATTTAAACTTTTTGAACAGTTTTAG